In one window of Bradyrhizobium diazoefficiens DNA:
- a CDS encoding acyl-CoA dehydrogenase family protein, with amino-acid sequence MSYMTEERRLIQETAREFAMREVLPIANKLDPLQEDIPMSLRDKMAEMGYFGIVMPEEHGGLGLGCFEYCLITEELARGWMSVASIIARGNGMIGWTAMTDEQKKTYLPKIARGEMLGSFAMSEPDTGSDIASLKCRARKDGDSYLLTGNKYWCTFADGADYLMVMARTSEMDPARRHLGISMFIIPKKRGELPPGVGGAPIPKIGYFGFKTWELAFDNFRVPKENLIGEEGKAFYYATSGLEQPRAHTAARAIGLARGGLEDAIAYAKERVQFGNPISEFQAIRFKIGEMASQIEAARQLMYYVCVEIDSGRRCDKEASMAKLFASEMSERVTSEALQIHGGAGYTKLHAAERYWRDARLTKIFEGTSEIQLRIISDHLLGRSKR; translated from the coding sequence ATGTCCTACATGACCGAAGAGCGGCGTCTGATCCAGGAAACCGCGCGCGAATTCGCGATGCGCGAGGTTCTTCCGATCGCCAATAAGCTCGATCCGCTTCAGGAAGACATACCGATGTCGCTGCGCGACAAGATGGCGGAGATGGGGTATTTCGGAATCGTCATGCCGGAGGAGCATGGCGGCCTGGGACTCGGTTGTTTCGAATACTGCCTGATCACCGAAGAGCTCGCGCGTGGCTGGATGAGCGTGGCCAGCATCATCGCTCGCGGAAACGGCATGATCGGCTGGACCGCCATGACCGACGAGCAGAAGAAGACGTATCTGCCGAAAATCGCACGCGGCGAGATGCTTGGCTCCTTCGCGATGTCGGAGCCTGATACCGGGTCGGATATCGCAAGCTTGAAGTGTCGTGCGCGAAAGGATGGCGATAGCTATCTGCTGACCGGAAACAAGTACTGGTGCACGTTCGCCGATGGTGCCGACTATCTGATGGTCATGGCGCGAACGTCCGAGATGGATCCTGCTCGTCGACATCTCGGCATCAGCATGTTCATCATTCCCAAGAAGCGAGGCGAATTGCCGCCCGGCGTGGGTGGGGCGCCCATTCCCAAGATCGGGTATTTCGGCTTCAAGACGTGGGAATTGGCCTTCGATAATTTTCGTGTGCCGAAAGAGAACCTTATCGGCGAGGAAGGCAAGGCATTCTACTACGCGACGAGTGGGCTTGAGCAGCCGCGCGCGCATACCGCGGCTCGTGCGATTGGCTTGGCCCGCGGAGGGCTCGAAGATGCCATCGCCTACGCCAAGGAGCGCGTGCAGTTCGGCAATCCGATATCGGAGTTCCAGGCGATTCGCTTCAAGATCGGAGAGATGGCCAGCCAGATCGAGGCTGCTCGTCAGCTCATGTACTACGTCTGTGTCGAGATCGACAGCGGGCGGCGTTGCGACAAAGAGGCGTCGATGGCCAAACTATTCGCAAGCGAGATGTCGGAACGTGTCACGAGCGAGGCGCTGCAAATCCACGGCGGCGCCGGCTACACCAAGCTGCATGCAGCGGAACGCTATTGGCGCGATGCCCGTTTGACGAAGATTTTTGAGGGAACCTCGGAGATCCAGTTGCGGATCATTTCGGACCATCTTCTTGGACGGAGCAAACGATGA
- a CDS encoding MaoC family dehydratase, translated as MERQRSHWCEDFEIGREFTHHWGRTINEGDNSLFSTLTLHFNPLYYNREFAFAHGHPREQVNPMLVFNTVFGLSVEDLSENGAAFLGVDDLTYHLPVYPGDTLTATSTVLANRPSSKNRQQAICTWHTKGVNQHSRLVIDFKRTNLIYKRPTA; from the coding sequence GTGGAACGTCAGCGGAGTCATTGGTGTGAGGACTTCGAGATCGGCCGCGAATTCACCCATCATTGGGGTCGCACGATAAACGAAGGCGACAATTCACTGTTCTCAACGCTAACCCTCCACTTCAATCCGCTCTACTACAATCGCGAGTTTGCATTCGCGCACGGCCATCCCCGCGAGCAAGTCAATCCGATGCTCGTCTTCAACACGGTGTTTGGCCTGTCGGTCGAGGACCTCAGCGAGAATGGCGCCGCATTTCTCGGCGTCGACGATCTGACCTACCACTTGCCGGTCTACCCCGGCGATACGTTGACCGCCACCTCGACGGTGCTCGCCAATCGACCATCGTCGAAAAATCGTCAACAGGCGATCTGCACTTGGCACACCAAAGGCGTCAATCAGCATAGCCGGCTGGTGATCGACTTCAAGCGCACCAATCTCATCTATAAGCGGCCGACTGCTTAG
- a CDS encoding MmgE/PrpD family protein, with the protein MNRQVRRQDVDQSVTQALAHSVAALRYDDLPATVITIAKHCILDWVAVAVQGAREPLVDILADHVAAEGGSDCATLIGRARGASPRQAALVNGAASHALDYDDVNVRMMGHPTVAVLPAALALAENRGASGRDLIAAFVAGYEAECEIGEMVSPSHYARGFHATGTIGTFGAAAAAAHLCRLDGRAVATALGIAGTQAAGLKSMFGTMCKPLHAARAGESGLLAAELAARGFTSRTDVLECPNGFVATHSDGMRSVQRFSSGHGNYRIVDNLFKYHACCHQTHAAIEALRALQTEHAFSHSDVVKVTVRQDVGADAICNIARPSTGLEIKFSLRMIAAFTLAGVDTALNANFSDASAADPGLQALRDKVEVTFAQDWPLTRSEVTVQLADGRVLHGSHDSGVPETDLARQQSKLLAKFRLLVGPIFGPRRADAIADRILSLEQQADLKHFTSLLVHEQM; encoded by the coding sequence ATGAACAGACAAGTTCGTCGCCAGGACGTCGACCAGAGTGTGACGCAAGCACTGGCGCATAGCGTTGCTGCTCTAAGATACGACGATCTGCCTGCAACCGTTATTACGATTGCCAAGCACTGCATCCTGGACTGGGTAGCCGTAGCGGTGCAGGGCGCCCGCGAGCCCTTGGTCGATATACTCGCCGATCATGTCGCTGCCGAGGGCGGTAGCGACTGCGCCACTTTGATCGGTCGCGCTCGCGGCGCCTCGCCACGTCAGGCGGCTCTCGTCAACGGTGCTGCGTCTCACGCACTCGACTACGACGATGTGAATGTCAGAATGATGGGCCATCCCACGGTCGCCGTTCTGCCCGCCGCTTTGGCGCTCGCGGAGAATAGGGGCGCCAGCGGGCGCGACCTGATTGCCGCATTCGTGGCCGGGTACGAAGCCGAATGTGAAATCGGCGAGATGGTTTCACCCAGCCACTATGCGCGTGGTTTTCATGCGACCGGTACCATCGGTACTTTCGGCGCCGCGGCCGCAGCTGCGCATCTCTGCCGTCTTGACGGTCGCGCTGTTGCGACAGCGCTGGGCATCGCCGGCACGCAAGCGGCTGGGCTAAAATCGATGTTCGGCACGATGTGCAAGCCCCTGCATGCGGCAAGGGCTGGTGAGAGCGGCTTGCTCGCCGCGGAGTTGGCGGCCCGCGGCTTTACCAGCCGCACTGACGTGCTGGAGTGTCCTAACGGTTTCGTTGCCACGCATTCTGACGGTATGCGATCGGTCCAACGGTTTTCGTCTGGACACGGCAATTATCGTATCGTCGACAATCTGTTTAAGTATCATGCGTGTTGCCACCAGACCCATGCAGCGATCGAGGCGTTGCGCGCTCTACAGACCGAGCATGCCTTTTCGCATTCCGACGTGGTCAAGGTCACTGTGCGTCAGGACGTTGGAGCGGATGCGATCTGCAATATTGCTCGACCCAGCACCGGTCTCGAAATCAAATTTTCCCTTCGCATGATTGCTGCTTTCACGTTGGCGGGTGTGGATACGGCGCTCAACGCGAATTTCAGTGATGCCAGCGCAGCGGATCCCGGATTGCAGGCGCTGCGCGACAAGGTCGAGGTGACGTTCGCGCAAGATTGGCCTTTGACGCGAAGCGAAGTGACTGTGCAGTTGGCTGACGGGCGGGTTCTTCACGGCAGTCACGATTCCGGTGTGCCCGAAACAGATCTCGCGCGGCAGCAGTCGAAGCTTCTCGCCAAATTCCGCTTGCTGGTCGGACCGATCTTCGGCCCTCGCCGGGCCGACGCTATTGCGGATCGGATTCTGTCGCTCGAGCAGCAGGCCGACCTGAAGCACTTCACTTCGCTACTGGTTCACGAGCAAATGTAA
- a CDS encoding LacI family DNA-binding transcriptional regulator, with protein sequence MSRTKVGAGKPTIRDVAKVAGVSQGTASRVINQLPVKPVLKARVDDAIAKLGYTPNALAQSMRLRSTRTIGILIRDFSVPGFASFVKMAQSILSDAGYVLMLAGSEDRPEREREILNAFIGRVDGLILSTGSASNSLLENAGTNLSLPMIMLDREPSEHQDAIQIAHREGVHRALTYLFELGHRRVALITGDSNVRPARERILGYREAHVEHGIEIDKALIRTRNFSKEYAFTETSALLASKDRPTAIIVGGVAMLQGALRAIKTCNLRIPEDISLIGGTDPELAELVEPAVTVIQVDYHAIGAEAAQLMLDRLDNRIDPSPRIIKFDSTLIIRQSCSAPPTTRSEPDATEAVRGSTEPFEHPT encoded by the coding sequence TTGAGCAGGACGAAGGTGGGCGCGGGCAAGCCGACAATCCGGGACGTCGCCAAAGTGGCCGGAGTATCTCAGGGCACGGCGTCTCGGGTCATCAATCAGCTACCCGTCAAACCGGTGCTTAAGGCGCGCGTAGACGACGCCATTGCTAAGTTGGGGTACACACCAAACGCCCTCGCACAGAGCATGCGGCTGAGATCGACCCGCACCATAGGCATCCTGATCCGCGATTTTTCCGTACCGGGCTTCGCCAGCTTCGTAAAAATGGCACAGAGTATTCTGTCAGACGCCGGCTATGTGCTGATGTTGGCGGGTTCGGAAGACCGCCCCGAGCGAGAGCGAGAGATTTTGAACGCCTTCATTGGTCGCGTTGATGGGCTCATTCTGAGCACCGGTTCGGCGAGCAATAGCCTCTTGGAAAACGCCGGGACGAATCTATCTCTTCCAATGATCATGCTCGATCGAGAGCCGAGCGAGCACCAGGACGCGATCCAGATCGCCCACCGCGAGGGCGTACATCGCGCCTTGACCTATCTTTTCGAACTCGGTCACCGGCGCGTCGCGCTGATCACCGGTGACTCGAATGTGCGGCCCGCCCGTGAGCGTATTCTTGGCTATCGCGAAGCCCACGTCGAACACGGGATCGAGATCGACAAAGCTCTCATCCGCACCCGCAACTTCTCCAAGGAATATGCCTTTACGGAAACAAGTGCCCTTCTCGCGAGCAAAGATCGGCCGACCGCAATCATCGTCGGTGGTGTAGCGATGCTACAAGGTGCGCTTCGCGCCATAAAAACCTGCAATCTTCGAATACCGGAAGATATTTCCCTGATAGGCGGGACCGATCCGGAATTGGCCGAATTGGTCGAACCAGCCGTGACGGTGATACAGGTGGACTACCACGCGATCGGCGCCGAGGCGGCCCAGCTTATGCTTGATCGACTCGACAATCGCATTGACCCTTCTCCGCGCATTATCAAATTCGATTCCACGTTGATCATCCGGCAATCCTGTTCAGCTCCTCCGACAACGCGGTCGGAACCCGATGCCACGGAGGCGGTGCGTGGCTCGACCGAGCCGTTTGAACATCCAACCTGA
- a CDS encoding nitronate monooxygenase family protein, whose protein sequence is MNADELVNQLEIPLIVAPMFLVSTPAMTLAACSEGVMGSFPAHTARTSEIFEKWLIEAIEGLKRLRGEVNENKIAPFAVNLVVHPSNARMADDLEKCIKYRVPVVLTSKGAPTDVISRIHDYGGLVLHDVASKRHAEKALEAGVDGVIAVAGGAGGHTGTINPFALMNELRQIHSGPIALAGGMTTGRDVLAAQVMGADFAYVGTRFIATIESAAPEEHKRMIVASNATDVFYSASVDGAPANWLTKSLLAAGVDLDVLRTTLPGKIVTAAETRKRWKDIWTAGHGVGNIEDVPPVAKLCRQLKAEYRAACSRPVAGDLSQADKTSVARANG, encoded by the coding sequence TTGAACGCGGACGAATTGGTCAATCAGCTCGAAATTCCTCTCATCGTGGCGCCGATGTTTCTTGTATCGACGCCTGCGATGACGCTCGCCGCCTGCTCGGAAGGGGTCATGGGCAGTTTTCCGGCGCATACCGCGCGCACTTCCGAAATCTTTGAGAAATGGTTGATCGAGGCAATTGAGGGGTTGAAGCGCCTTCGCGGCGAGGTGAACGAGAATAAGATCGCTCCGTTCGCCGTCAACCTCGTGGTCCATCCTTCCAATGCCCGGATGGCCGACGATCTGGAGAAGTGCATCAAATATCGCGTGCCGGTCGTGCTGACTTCGAAAGGCGCTCCAACCGACGTCATCTCGCGCATCCATGACTATGGTGGTCTCGTGCTCCACGATGTCGCAAGTAAACGCCACGCTGAAAAGGCTCTTGAAGCGGGGGTTGATGGCGTTATCGCGGTTGCAGGCGGGGCTGGTGGACACACCGGAACGATCAACCCCTTTGCGCTGATGAATGAGTTGCGCCAGATCCATAGCGGGCCCATCGCCTTGGCGGGCGGAATGACCACCGGACGGGACGTCCTTGCGGCACAGGTTATGGGAGCGGATTTTGCCTATGTAGGAACCCGCTTCATCGCCACGATCGAATCGGCCGCACCGGAGGAGCACAAACGTATGATCGTTGCGTCGAATGCAACGGACGTCTTCTACAGTGCCTCCGTCGACGGGGCTCCTGCCAATTGGCTGACAAAGAGTCTGCTTGCGGCCGGTGTCGATCTGGACGTTTTGCGGACGACGCTGCCTGGCAAGATCGTGACGGCCGCCGAGACGCGGAAGCGTTGGAAAGATATCTGGACCGCTGGTCATGGCGTTGGGAACATCGAAGATGTTCCGCCGGTCGCAAAACTCTGCCGTCAACTGAAAGCAGAATATCGAGCGGCTTGTTCGCGTCCCGTTGCTGGCGACCTATCTCAAGCCGATAAGACCTCGGTTGCGCGTGCGAATGGGTGA
- a CDS encoding CaiB/BaiF CoA-transferase family protein produces MNKNPEPLRNGCTVRPLANIRVVDFGQLTAGANTSAMLADLGAEVIKIESASFMDLFRSMGSNRGRGPGWWNRSPQFRFTNRNKLGVSLDAKIPEGRRILQDLVATADVVVENFRRGVLERLGLDYASMAARNPRIIFASISSQGETGPYRLHTSFGSTLEAMGGVAALTGYDGDKPVISGPHVNYPDQVASLFATGMIIAAIRVARRSGKGALLDISQRELTSFLIGEEILAASVDVERAELPRRANADEAMVLQDCFLASDGRWIALTIENSIDVERCRAIVGGDGDLGGRVAVWCAVHPASEIVDVLRDAGLAVAPVRDGASLIRERQFAGQTLVWRESGEIVKGRPYGFDGAQLKINRDAPDLGQHTREVLCEVLGLDEPAIQRLAELGVTRSEPIEQ; encoded by the coding sequence TTGAACAAGAACCCCGAACCGTTGAGAAATGGTTGCACTGTGAGGCCTCTCGCAAACATTCGTGTCGTCGATTTTGGTCAACTGACTGCTGGTGCGAATACCTCGGCCATGCTGGCGGACCTCGGAGCGGAGGTTATCAAGATCGAGTCTGCCAGCTTCATGGACCTATTCCGCTCGATGGGGAGTAATCGGGGTAGGGGCCCGGGGTGGTGGAACCGATCACCTCAATTCCGTTTTACCAATCGCAACAAGCTTGGCGTTTCCCTCGACGCGAAGATCCCGGAAGGCCGACGGATCCTACAAGATCTGGTTGCGACAGCCGACGTCGTCGTGGAAAATTTTCGTCGTGGAGTTCTGGAGCGTTTGGGGCTCGACTATGCCTCCATGGCAGCACGGAATCCTCGCATTATCTTCGCGTCGATATCCAGTCAGGGCGAGACGGGCCCGTATAGGCTTCACACGTCTTTTGGATCGACTTTGGAGGCAATGGGTGGGGTCGCCGCGCTCACCGGCTATGACGGAGACAAGCCGGTCATCAGTGGGCCGCACGTGAACTATCCCGACCAAGTAGCGTCTCTCTTTGCCACGGGCATGATCATAGCTGCAATTCGTGTGGCGCGGCGTTCCGGCAAAGGTGCCCTACTCGATATTTCGCAGCGGGAGCTGACGAGTTTTCTGATCGGGGAGGAGATCCTTGCAGCTTCGGTTGACGTCGAGCGAGCCGAGTTGCCCAGGAGGGCTAACGCCGACGAGGCGATGGTCCTACAGGACTGTTTTCTCGCGTCGGATGGACGATGGATCGCGCTCACGATTGAAAACAGCATCGACGTTGAACGCTGCCGCGCCATCGTCGGCGGAGATGGAGATCTGGGTGGTCGCGTCGCAGTATGGTGCGCAGTCCATCCAGCATCTGAAATCGTGGATGTGCTGAGGGATGCTGGCCTGGCTGTTGCACCCGTACGCGACGGCGCCTCCCTGATTCGAGAGAGACAGTTTGCGGGGCAAACGCTCGTTTGGCGTGAGAGCGGCGAGATCGTGAAGGGGCGTCCGTACGGATTTGATGGTGCACAGTTGAAGATCAATCGCGACGCACCCGACCTCGGTCAGCATACGCGGGAAGTGCTGTGCGAAGTCCTTGGATTGGACGAGCCAGCGATACAGCGCCTCGCAGAGCTGGGCGTAACTCGCTCTGAGCCCATCGAACAATAA
- a CDS encoding CoA transferase: protein MLEVGNAQAPICIRLATSFAGKIASELGAKVVKLEPFSGDPVRQLPPILPSGPKADRSALFKFLNAGKTMLSMPSDAAEARRALETLLDARVDGVLFEEDDQLRTFLAECPLAQVEVVGWPAGMATGARLSEFTALALGGLLDMIGDPDRKPLRLGGHQASYSAGLSVFTALMALLAERDAGRHPPPARVSLIETVMWVNWKAIAGIDDVGKPPSRQGDQSEFQVVRCLDGWIAVVFSVTEFEKLRNLVNSPDLHQQKFATREGRLKHIRELYQRLEPWFATRTRAEVYDEAQRRGVPLGPVCSPADLANDPQNLARGFIVPLRDASIKGARVPRLPVLWNSHI, encoded by the coding sequence TTGCTTGAAGTCGGCAACGCGCAAGCGCCCATCTGCATTCGTTTGGCGACGTCGTTTGCCGGGAAGATCGCTTCGGAGCTTGGCGCAAAGGTTGTCAAGCTTGAACCGTTCAGTGGCGATCCGGTCCGACAACTTCCGCCCATCTTGCCGAGCGGTCCTAAGGCCGATCGCAGCGCTTTGTTCAAGTTTCTAAACGCTGGCAAGACGATGCTTTCAATGCCGAGCGATGCAGCGGAGGCGAGGAGGGCGTTGGAAACGCTTCTGGACGCGCGAGTCGATGGAGTCCTCTTCGAGGAAGACGATCAGTTGAGGACATTCCTTGCGGAATGTCCTCTTGCGCAGGTTGAAGTTGTCGGTTGGCCGGCAGGAATGGCGACGGGCGCAAGATTGTCGGAGTTTACTGCGCTGGCGCTCGGCGGTTTGCTGGACATGATCGGCGATCCTGATCGCAAGCCATTGCGCCTTGGAGGGCATCAGGCGTCATATTCGGCTGGGCTATCCGTGTTTACGGCGCTGATGGCACTGCTCGCAGAGCGCGACGCCGGTCGCCATCCGCCGCCGGCGCGCGTCTCCTTGATCGAAACGGTCATGTGGGTGAATTGGAAAGCGATCGCCGGGATCGACGACGTGGGGAAGCCGCCGAGCCGTCAAGGCGACCAGTCGGAATTTCAGGTCGTGCGCTGTCTTGACGGTTGGATTGCGGTCGTCTTCTCCGTCACTGAGTTCGAGAAATTGCGTAATCTTGTGAACAGCCCGGATTTGCACCAACAAAAGTTTGCCACACGCGAAGGGCGGCTGAAGCATATCCGCGAGCTATACCAGCGGCTAGAGCCGTGGTTTGCCACGCGGACGCGCGCTGAAGTCTATGATGAGGCGCAAAGACGTGGCGTACCCCTCGGGCCCGTCTGTAGTCCGGCCGATCTCGCAAACGACCCTCAGAACTTGGCGCGTGGATTTATTGTGCCGCTGCGCGATGCGTCGATCAAAGGCGCGCGAGTGCCTCGATTGCCAGTGCTTTGGAACAGTCACATTTGA
- a CDS encoding IclR family transcriptional regulator, which produces MPRKAETQPIKSAMRTLALLEYFRRTKAAASVTEISAALGIPQSSTSVLLKSLVALNYVEYDSKTRSFLPSYRVALLGDWIQRARFGDERITDIMEQLQADTGETVMLGQQSGAGLQYLHVVPANYRIQFMVYAGEIRPMSRTGLGQILLSCKTNNQVRAIVRRNNAEELNVPAHFRETALILEMEAIRQRGYSETKGRTTPGANTIGMLVRSSGKQSLLAIGIGGPFDRMDSKRQQVIDALRRRLG; this is translated from the coding sequence ATGCCGCGCAAAGCTGAAACTCAACCAATCAAGTCCGCGATGCGGACGCTCGCATTGCTGGAATATTTCCGGCGCACGAAAGCCGCCGCCTCCGTGACGGAGATATCCGCGGCACTTGGGATTCCGCAGTCGAGCACCTCGGTTCTTCTGAAGAGCCTCGTCGCGCTCAACTATGTCGAGTACGACTCAAAGACCCGAAGCTTCCTGCCGAGCTATCGAGTTGCGCTCCTCGGCGACTGGATCCAACGCGCCCGCTTCGGCGACGAGCGAATTACAGATATCATGGAGCAGCTCCAGGCCGACACCGGCGAGACAGTCATGCTCGGACAGCAGTCCGGTGCAGGATTGCAATACCTTCACGTCGTGCCCGCGAACTATCGCATTCAATTCATGGTCTATGCTGGTGAAATCCGCCCGATGTCCCGCACGGGACTCGGACAGATCCTACTGAGCTGCAAGACCAACAACCAGGTCCGAGCGATCGTGCGCCGCAACAATGCTGAGGAGTTAAACGTGCCTGCGCATTTTCGAGAGACGGCTCTGATCCTGGAAATGGAGGCGATCCGTCAGCGTGGCTATTCCGAGACCAAGGGGCGCACAACTCCGGGGGCCAACACGATTGGCATGCTGGTCCGATCGTCAGGTAAACAGAGCTTGCTCGCGATCGGCATCGGCGGCCCGTTCGATCGGATGGATTCCAAGCGGCAACAGGTCATCGATGCCCTGCGGCGCCGCCTTGGATGA
- a CDS encoding D-2-hydroxyacid dehydrogenase family protein, translated as MNVTILDDYHDTVRTLGSFAKLADHKVTIWNDHVQDEDVLAKRLAETEILVLIRERTKIRAPLLDRLPKLKLISQRSVWPHIDVEACTRLGVVVSSDRHSSTPSYATAELTWALVLAAMRQIPQQVAALKAGQWQIGIGASLRGKTLGLYGWGRIAHEVAGYGRAFGMNVMVWAREGSLERARDEGFGVADSKEAFFEQSDVLSLHLRLVDATRHIVTARDLARMKPTSLLVNTSRSPLVAPGALAEALRAGRPGQAAVDVFDQEPLIDPSDPFLLLPNLLATPHIGYVTREEYEVQFADIFDQITAYSMGTPTNVANPDVLGQMRT; from the coding sequence ATGAATGTAACCATCCTCGATGACTACCACGACACGGTACGTACGCTCGGCAGCTTCGCCAAGCTTGCGGATCACAAGGTGACGATCTGGAACGACCATGTTCAAGATGAAGATGTGCTCGCTAAGCGTCTCGCCGAGACCGAAATCCTGGTGTTGATCCGGGAGCGAACGAAGATACGCGCTCCCTTGCTCGATCGACTACCGAAACTGAAGCTCATCAGCCAGCGCAGCGTATGGCCGCATATCGACGTAGAAGCCTGCACTCGGCTTGGTGTTGTCGTCTCGTCCGACCGGCATTCGAGCACGCCGTCCTATGCCACGGCCGAGCTGACGTGGGCACTGGTGCTCGCTGCCATGCGCCAAATACCCCAGCAGGTCGCTGCGCTCAAAGCCGGGCAATGGCAGATCGGCATTGGCGCCTCGCTGCGAGGCAAGACTCTTGGCTTGTATGGTTGGGGTCGTATCGCGCACGAGGTCGCGGGTTACGGTCGAGCCTTCGGCATGAACGTGATGGTGTGGGCCCGCGAAGGCTCTCTCGAGCGTGCACGCGACGAGGGCTTCGGCGTAGCCGATAGCAAGGAAGCGTTTTTCGAGCAGAGCGACGTTCTCTCGCTCCATTTGCGGCTGGTCGACGCCACCCGCCACATCGTTACCGCAAGGGACCTCGCGCGCATGAAGCCAACGTCGCTCTTGGTCAATACCAGTCGTTCGCCGCTGGTTGCCCCCGGTGCGCTGGCTGAGGCGCTCCGGGCGGGACGGCCGGGACAGGCCGCGGTCGATGTATTCGATCAAGAACCGCTGATCGATCCGTCAGATCCATTCCTCTTGCTTCCCAATTTGCTGGCAACTCCGCATATCGGCTATGTGACGCGCGAGGAATATGAGGTTCAGTTCGCCGATATCTTCGATCAGATCACGGCTTACTCAATGGGAACGCCCACCAATGTCGCAAATCCAGATGTGCTTGGGCAGATGAGAACTTAG
- a CDS encoding ABC transporter substrate-binding protein, translated as MKESVAQKKYDPGASDTEIKIGNFAPYSGPVSSYSVIAKTEAAYFKKINAEGGINRRKINFISYDDSYSPPKAIEQARKLVESDEVLLIFQPIGTQSNSAIQKYMNAKKVPQLFVGSGATKFGDPTKFPWTMGWMPNYQSEGRIYARYILEHFPNAKIAVFWQNDDSGKDQFKGLRDGLGDKASMIVADKSYEVTDPSIDSQIVTLRDSGADTFFSWAAPKGSAQAIKKVGELGWKPRFFLANVSTSVASVLKPAGLQNAKDIISSAYLKDSSDPAWKDDPGANAWRSFMDQYYPEGDKTDWNTIYGYAAAQTMVQVLKQCGDDLTRENVMRQAANLRDFSSEMLLPGIKINTSQTDFFPIEQMQLMKFDGEAWHVFGDVLSGDVGGHPGQ; from the coding sequence ATGAAGGAGTCTGTTGCCCAGAAGAAATATGATCCCGGAGCGAGCGATACCGAGATCAAGATCGGCAATTTCGCCCCTTACAGCGGGCCTGTTTCTTCCTATTCCGTGATCGCCAAAACGGAGGCCGCGTACTTTAAAAAGATCAACGCCGAGGGCGGCATCAACAGACGCAAGATCAATTTCATCTCCTATGACGACAGCTATAGTCCGCCGAAAGCGATCGAGCAGGCGCGTAAGCTCGTCGAGAGCGACGAAGTCCTCCTGATCTTCCAGCCGATAGGCACGCAATCAAATTCGGCGATACAGAAATACATGAACGCAAAAAAAGTACCGCAACTCTTCGTGGGCAGCGGCGCCACCAAATTTGGCGATCCGACGAAATTTCCTTGGACCATGGGTTGGATGCCCAACTATCAGAGTGAAGGGCGCATCTACGCAAGGTATATCCTGGAGCACTTTCCGAACGCCAAAATCGCCGTGTTCTGGCAGAATGACGACTCCGGCAAGGATCAGTTCAAGGGATTGCGCGATGGCCTCGGCGACAAGGCCAGCATGATCGTGGCCGACAAATCGTATGAAGTGACCGATCCATCGATCGATTCGCAGATCGTGACCCTGCGTGATTCAGGCGCTGACACGTTCTTTTCATGGGCAGCCCCAAAGGGATCCGCGCAGGCAATCAAGAAGGTCGGCGAACTCGGCTGGAAGCCGAGGTTCTTCCTGGCAAATGTCTCCACATCTGTAGCCAGCGTGTTGAAACCCGCTGGATTGCAAAATGCGAAGGACATTATTTCATCGGCCTACCTGAAGGACTCCTCCGACCCGGCCTGGAAAGACGATCCAGGCGCCAACGCGTGGCGTTCCTTCATGGACCAATACTATCCCGAGGGAGACAAAACCGACTGGAACACCATCTATGGCTACGCCGCGGCGCAGACCATGGTCCAGGTTCTCAAACAATGCGGCGACGACCTCACGCGGGAAAACGTCATGAGGCAGGCAGCCAACCTGCGGGATTTCTCTAGCGAGATGTTACTTCCTGGCATCAAGATCAATACAAGCCAAACCGACTTTTTCCCGATCGAACAAATGCAGCTTATGAAGTTCGACGGCGAGGCGTGGCATGTCTTCGGCGATGTCCTCTCCGGTGATGTTGGCGGGCATCCCGGTCAATAG